From one Triticum urartu cultivar G1812 chromosome 3, Tu2.1, whole genome shotgun sequence genomic stretch:
- the LOC125545354 gene encoding uncharacterized protein LOC125545354, producing the protein MGNCSPSPRRRCPSPAGSPPSNSSAASGGGGSAAATTVSPYALARSPSVSVSVDPEADAERGGVVRVYGSDGCPVAWRLRVALLYKAAAPVHFTPSEAAPLGRPVLRLSAADPELCGAADELLRHVDARFEGKPRVAPPDRPPAARASLAAAAAEEVAEMVRLQHRSAERHLEGVAAKLAEMVKKGAKKAGKGRSVAVEGAEVRRLGKWYGDAMEVMLEHARMEERVLFPDIQRASFPGVCDKVQEQHGKHLPMMNGIKEDIKTLLTLELGSALFYEVLVNLSVRLKALQDHTKEHFKEEEKDMLPRLESVRRMQREEGNVPDKSNSGWASEAMGTMEMTHSKLFPFFMTGLMPQEAVQYLDLVCRCTKNTRHLVSMLRSLAERLEDANPSIIHNNPTRLYEHLLVKSP; encoded by the exons ATGGGCAATTGCTCcccctccccgcgccgccgctgcccgtcGCCGGCCGGCTCCCCGCCCTCCAACTCCAGCGCggcctccggcggcggcgggagcgccgccgccaccacgGTGTCGCCGTACGCgctcgccagatccccctcggTCTCAGTCTCCGTCGACCCGGAGGCCGACGCCGAGCGGGGGGGCGTGGTCCGCGTGTACGGCTCCGACGGCTGCCCCGTCGCGTGGCGCCTCCGCGTGGCGCTGCTCTACAAGGCGGCGGCGCCCGTGCACTTCACGCCGTCCGAGGCGGCCCCGCTCGGCCGCCCCGTGCTCCGCCTCTCCGCCGCCGACCCGGAGCTCTGCGGCGCCGCCGACGAGCTGCTGCGCCACGTCGACGCGCGCTTCGAGGGCAAGCCCCGCGTCGCGCCGCCCGACCGCCCGCCGGCCGCGCGCGCCTCGCTGGCCGCCGCGGCCGCCGAGGAGGTGGCCGAGATGGTGCGGCTGCAGCACCGCAGCGCGGAGCGGCACCTCGAGGGCGTCGCCGCCAAGCTGGCGGAGATGGTGAAGAAGGGGGCGAAGAAGGCCGGCAAGGGGCGGAGCGTGGCGGTGGAGGGAGCCGAGGTGCGGAGGCTGGGCAAGTGGTACGGCGACGCCATGGAGGTGATGCTGGAGCACGCCAGGATGGAGGAGCGCGTGCTGTTCCCCGACATCCAGAGGGCTTCGTTCCCAG GGGTGTGCGATAAGGTTCAGGAGCAGCACGGGAAGCACCTGCCCATGATGAACGGAATCAAGGAGGATATAAAAACGCTTCTGACGCTGGAGCTGGGCAGCGCCCTCTTCTATGAAGTGCTGGTCAACCTCTCCGTCCGCCTCAAGGCGTTGCAG GATCACACCAAGGAGCACTTCAAGGAGGAAGAGAAGGATATGCTCCCACGATTGGAATCAGTACGGCGGATGCAGCGCGAGGAGGGGAATGTTCCTGACAAGTCCAACTCCGGATGGGCGTCGGAGGCCATGGGCACAATGGAGATGACGCACTCGAAGCTCTTCCCCTTCTTCATGACCGGGCTCATGCCTCAGGAGGCCGTGCAGTACCTCGACCTGGTGTGCAGATGCACCAAGAACACCCGGCATCTGGTCTCCATGCTCAGGTCGCTCGCGGAGCGTCTGGAGGACGCGAACCCGTCGATAATCCACAACAACCCCACACGACTATATGAGCACCTACTTGTAAAATCCCCATAA